TTTTCCTTTTTCACGTTCCGGGCTCTTGCCGCGCTGGCTGCACGGTGGTGGCCGTCGGCTATATATAAATTCTTAACTTTTGATATTTCTTCTGCAACCTGGCCGGCATATTCATCGGGCATGATCCAGACTGTATGCTTAATTCCGTCGGGAGCCGTAAAGTCGTATACCGGGCTTGTCTGCATGGTTTTACTGACCAGATTGTTTACTGCTTCAACGCCCCTGCAGGTTAAGAAGACCGGGCCTGTCTGAGCCTCCGTAGTGACGATATGTTTTGTCCTGTCGTCTTCCTTATCCTTTCTGGTCTTTTCATGCTTTAATATAACATTATTGTCGTAATCATCAACGGAAAACGTTGCAGCAATACCCGTCTGTTCCTGGCTACCCATAACGAGCTTATATACATAGAGGTGGGGTTTTTCGTCAGTAACAAGGGGTGCCTGGCTTTTAATTTTCTGGAGGTTTTCCTTAGCCTTGAGGTAGACTTCATCCGAGTAGGGATTGACATCTTTGCCGAGTTCGATCTCAGCTCTTGTAATTCTGAGATAGCTAAAAGGAAAGTCCTGAGCCATGAGGGCAGCCTCATCGCGGTTAACCACGTCGTATGGGACGCTGGCTACAAGGTGTGCCACATTTTCCTTTGGTCTTAAAGCCTTAAAGGGTCTGATGACAGCCATAAATTCTCCGGTTAAAATATGAAAGAAATTTATTGGTTTAAAGATGCCGAAATTATATAAAAAACTCCATAGTTTACCATTTGAATTAAATTATTATTTCCCTTAAGGCACCTCTTTATTTTTTCTGGAGGTGTAGAGTATTACGTTCCCAGAAGACGCCGCCGGTAAAGCCCTGGATGTTTTTATTTTCATCGGCCAAGAGGAGGCGCTTTTCAGCCAGGAGGCAGTATTCCTCATTCTGCTCGATGCCCAGGTACCTGCGTCCCAGTTTTTTTGCCGTTACGGATGTAGTGCCGCTTCCCAAGAACGGGTCCAGCACAAAATCGTCCTCGTTTGTAGAGGCAAGAATAATTTTTGCCAGGAGCTTCTCGCTTTTCTGAGTAGGGTGGTCCGTATTTTCGGGCATGGACCAGAACGGGATAGTTATGTCAGTCCATATATTGGAGGGGTGTGTATCCCTGTAGTTGCCGGAGTGTGTTTTCTCCCAGTCCTTTGGGCTGCCGTTTTCGGTATAAGGGGCAATTACCCTGCGCCGAAGTTTAACGTTATCTATATTAAAAATATAACTACTACCCATGGTGCAGAACCAGATATCCTCGCTGGAATTTTTCCAGTTAGCCTTAGCGCCGCGCCCCTTTTCCCTTTCCCAGGTAATGCGGTTGCGGACGGTAAAGTGGCGTGAGGCAGCCTCAAAGATTGAAGCCGAGGTAAACCAGTCGCCGCAAATATATATTGAAGCCGAGGGTTTAAGCATATGCTTAAGAGAGCAGAGTATTTCATCGAGCCATCCGGTATAGTCGGTAACCCTCTGGCGGCTGAACTTCCAGCCGTTAAAGTCCTTTGCGAGGTTATAAGGGGGATCGAGGAAGAGGAGGTCGGCAAAACCTGAGGGTAAAACCCTGGTCCATTCCATGCA
The sequence above is drawn from the Ignavibacteria bacterium genome and encodes:
- a CDS encoding DUF1015 domain-containing protein — translated: MAVIRPFKALRPKENVAHLVASVPYDVVNRDEAALMAQDFPFSYLRITRAEIELGKDVNPYSDEVYLKAKENLQKIKSQAPLVTDEKPHLYVYKLVMGSQEQTGIAATFSVDDYDNNVILKHEKTRKDKEDDRTKHIVTTEAQTGPVFLTCRGVEAVNNLVSKTMQTSPVYDFTAPDGIKHTVWIMPDEYAGQVAEEISKVKNLYIADGHHRAASAARARNVKKEKNPGHTGSEEYNYFLAVLFPAEELKIMPYNRAVADLNGLSKEEFFNKLREHFTAEESGRPEPPEKRSFSMYIDGKWYLLKPNDTIKPSASVGENLDVSILQSYLLNPVLGIDDPRTNKRIDFIGGIRGTSELEKLVNSGRAAVAFSLYPVSVQDLMNISDAGEIMPPKSTWFEPKLRDGLLVHLI
- a CDS encoding site-specific DNA-methyltransferase, which produces MTEEKVRSEKNKTVILSSEEKEIYRQKLIRQLPASPLPEAPVGIINGSCMEWTRVLPSGFADLLFLDPPYNLAKDFNGWKFSRQRVTDYTGWLDEILCSLKHMLKPSASIYICGDWFTSASIFEAASRHFTVRNRITWEREKGRGAKANWKNSSEDIWFCTMGSSYIFNIDNVKLRRRVIAPYTENGSPKDWEKTHSGNYRDTHPSNIWTDITIPFWSMPENTDHPTQKSEKLLAKIILASTNEDDFVLDPFLGSGTTSVTAKKLGRRYLGIEQNEEYCLLAEKRLLLADENKNIQGFTGGVFWERNTLHLQKK